A region from the Tahibacter amnicola genome encodes:
- a CDS encoding lysophospholipid acyltransferase family protein, translating into MISVERSLYEKFPRLAEGVARSFSQPVVDLLRKITCEERINATLSALANHTGFEFVEQALDLLDVSYSVANTDRENIPVDGGVVIVSNHPLGAVDALCLLHLVGSVRRDVRILANDVLMQLSPLNTLLLPINVFGGDGAGSGGMREAYRALEAGQALIVFPSGEVSRVRPNGVRDGRWSSGFVRMARKTGVPVLPVHINAHNSAMFYGISLLAKPLSALLLAREMFGMRGERIGINVGQLVPVSELERDNETPDYVAKGMRRHVYQLAKRRPNVFTTSTAIAHPESPLAVRRALRDRAEILGQTTDGKRILLIDSQPDCPVMREVGRLREVVFRKVGEGTGNRRDLDAFDTYYRHLVLWDEESLAIVGAYRLGEAGTIVANRGIPGLYSATLFDYAPQAQEFLKDAVELGRSFIQPAYWGSRSLDYLWQGIGAYLRKRPQVRYLFGPVSLSATLPQAVRELIVHTHGRFFQDPEQLARARNPFQVSPAVAREADAALDGLDAKGALSLLKQQLATADSAIPTLYRQYVDLCEPDGVRFLAFGVDPQFGGCVDGLIRLDLTRLKPAKRARYLSDPDASSQ; encoded by the coding sequence GTGATCAGCGTCGAACGCAGCCTGTACGAGAAGTTTCCGCGGCTGGCCGAAGGCGTCGCGCGCAGTTTTTCGCAACCGGTCGTCGATCTGTTGCGCAAGATCACCTGCGAAGAGCGAATCAACGCCACGTTGTCGGCGCTGGCCAACCACACGGGCTTTGAATTCGTCGAGCAGGCGCTGGATTTGCTCGATGTGAGCTACAGCGTTGCCAATACCGATCGGGAGAACATTCCGGTTGACGGCGGCGTTGTCATTGTCTCGAATCATCCGCTCGGCGCTGTCGATGCGCTGTGCCTGCTGCATCTGGTCGGAAGCGTGCGGCGCGATGTCCGTATCCTGGCCAATGACGTGCTGATGCAACTCTCGCCGCTCAACACGCTGCTGCTGCCGATCAACGTGTTCGGCGGCGACGGCGCGGGTTCCGGTGGCATGCGTGAGGCGTATCGCGCGCTGGAAGCGGGGCAGGCGCTGATCGTTTTTCCCTCGGGCGAAGTCTCGCGCGTGCGTCCCAACGGCGTGCGCGACGGGCGCTGGTCATCGGGCTTTGTCCGCATGGCGCGCAAGACCGGCGTGCCGGTACTTCCCGTGCATATCAATGCGCACAATTCGGCGATGTTCTACGGCATCTCCCTGCTCGCCAAGCCGCTCTCCGCGCTGCTGCTCGCCCGGGAGATGTTCGGCATGCGCGGCGAACGGATCGGCATCAATGTCGGCCAGCTGGTGCCGGTGAGCGAGCTTGAGCGTGACAACGAAACGCCGGATTACGTCGCCAAGGGGATGCGCCGTCACGTCTACCAGCTGGCGAAGCGACGTCCCAATGTCTTCACGACGTCCACTGCGATCGCCCACCCGGAGTCACCGCTGGCGGTGCGGCGCGCCTTGCGCGATCGCGCCGAGATTCTTGGCCAGACCACCGACGGCAAGCGCATCCTGCTGATCGATTCGCAACCGGATTGTCCGGTCATGCGCGAAGTCGGGCGGCTGCGCGAAGTCGTGTTCCGCAAGGTCGGCGAGGGCACGGGAAACCGGCGTGACCTCGATGCCTTCGATACGTACTACCGTCACCTGGTGCTGTGGGACGAGGAATCGCTCGCCATCGTGGGTGCCTACCGGCTGGGCGAGGCCGGCACCATCGTTGCGAACCGCGGTATTCCGGGGCTCTATTCGGCGACCCTGTTCGACTATGCGCCGCAGGCCCAGGAATTTCTCAAGGACGCGGTCGAGCTGGGGCGCAGCTTCATCCAGCCGGCCTATTGGGGCTCGCGCAGCCTGGACTACCTCTGGCAGGGCATTGGCGCCTACCTGCGCAAGCGCCCCCAGGTGCGCTACCTGTTCGGGCCCGTCAGTCTCTCGGCGACACTGCCCCAGGCAGTACGGGAGCTGATCGTCCACACCCACGGCCGCTTCTTCCAGGATCCGGAACAGCTGGCCCGCGCCCGCAACCCCTTCCAGGTCAGCCCCGCTGTCGCCCGCGAGGCGGATGCCGCCCTCGACGGGCTGGACGCCAAGGGGGCGCTGTCCCTGCTCAAGCAGCAGCTGGCGACCGCCGACAGCGCCATCCCGACGCTGTACCGCCAATACGTCGACCTGTGCGAGCCCGACGGCGTGCGTTTCCTGGCTTTCGGGGTGGATCCGCAGTTCGGCGGCTGCGTCGATGGCCTTATCCGGCTGGACCTGACGCGGCTGAAGCCGGCCAAGCGCGCGCGATATCTCAGTGACCCGGATGCGTCAAGCCAATAA
- a CDS encoding GspH/FimT family pseudopilin — protein MNAIHRQHGAGLLELVMTLLICAVTLTLAWPQFAGVIADTRMADARNRFTTALAQARLTAQAHAVNVIFCADDGSGQCARSPRWSGSWIHYADRNRNELRDADEPLAGVEPAPATVRVALSDGRQRIRLLRDGSSPGSNTRITFCDARGAAHATALVINNMGRTRRLAAEAAGFALACTP, from the coding sequence ATGAATGCCATCCACCGCCAGCACGGCGCCGGGCTGCTCGAACTGGTCATGACGCTCCTGATCTGCGCCGTCACGCTCACGCTCGCCTGGCCACAATTCGCCGGCGTCATCGCCGACACGCGCATGGCCGACGCGCGCAACCGTTTCACCACGGCATTGGCGCAGGCGCGCCTCACCGCCCAGGCGCATGCGGTCAACGTCATCTTCTGCGCCGACGATGGCAGCGGGCAGTGCGCACGCAGCCCACGCTGGAGCGGATCCTGGATCCACTACGCAGACCGCAACCGCAACGAGCTCCGCGACGCCGACGAGCCACTGGCCGGCGTGGAACCCGCTCCGGCTACGGTCCGTGTCGCACTTTCCGACGGCCGCCAGCGCATCCGGTTACTGCGCGATGGATCGAGTCCCGGCAGCAATACACGCATCACGTTCTGCGATGCACGCGGAGCAGCGCACGCAACGGCGCTGGTGATAAACAATATGGGGCGTACGCGCCGGCTCGCGGCAGAAGCAGCGGGATTCGCGCTGGCCTGTACGCCGTGA
- the ppnN gene encoding nucleotide 5'-monophosphate nucleosidase PpnN: MNQLSKTALRPHTVSARISPAAGLDVLSRNEVTRLRDASQRGLHALLRRCALAVLTQGVETDDARALLDRYPDFDIQVLQQDRGIKLELQNAPAQAFVDGRIIRGVNELLFAVVRDIVYVATQMEAGGFDLEDSSGITHSVFEILRNARVLRPHADPNLVVCWGGHSIARHEYEYTKQVGYQLGLRGLDIVTGCGPGAMKGPMKGAIIGHGKQRRKSNRYIGITEPGIIAAESPNPSVNHLIIMPDIEKRLEAFVRVGHGIIVFPGGVGTAEEILYLLGILLHPENASIPFPLIFTGPRESAAYFEQIDRFLRLSLGDEVSRRYAIVVDDPAEVARLMVKGIDKVRDYRLDSKDAFFFNWALRIQHEFQVPFRPTHENMAGLKLHRDQPAHRLAADLRRAFSGIVAGNVKEEGIRAIEQHGLFEIHGELEIMRSLDALLHSFVEQHRMKLPGGSAYKPCYRVVVD; the protein is encoded by the coding sequence ATGAATCAACTCAGTAAAACTGCTCTGCGACCCCACACCGTCTCGGCGCGCATTTCGCCGGCCGCCGGCCTGGATGTACTGTCGCGCAACGAAGTGACCCGCCTGCGTGACGCTTCCCAGCGTGGCCTGCACGCCTTGCTGCGCCGCTGCGCGCTGGCCGTGCTGACCCAGGGGGTGGAGACCGACGATGCGCGCGCGCTGCTCGACCGGTATCCGGACTTCGATATCCAGGTGCTGCAACAGGATCGCGGCATCAAGCTGGAATTGCAGAACGCACCAGCCCAGGCTTTCGTGGACGGCCGCATCATCCGCGGCGTGAACGAACTGCTGTTCGCGGTGGTTCGCGACATTGTATACGTTGCCACGCAAATGGAAGCCGGCGGCTTCGATCTGGAAGATTCCTCCGGCATCACACATTCGGTGTTCGAAATCCTGCGCAACGCCCGCGTGCTGCGCCCGCATGCTGATCCGAACCTGGTCGTGTGCTGGGGCGGCCATTCCATCGCGCGGCACGAATACGAATACACCAAGCAGGTGGGGTATCAGCTCGGCCTGCGTGGACTGGACATCGTGACGGGCTGCGGCCCCGGTGCCATGAAAGGCCCGATGAAAGGCGCGATCATTGGCCACGGAAAGCAGCGGCGTAAATCCAACCGCTACATCGGTATCACCGAGCCGGGCATCATCGCGGCCGAATCGCCCAATCCCTCAGTGAATCACCTCATCATCATGCCCGACATCGAAAAGCGCCTCGAGGCGTTTGTCCGTGTCGGTCACGGCATCATCGTGTTCCCTGGCGGTGTGGGTACCGCCGAGGAAATCCTCTACCTCCTGGGCATCCTGCTGCATCCGGAGAACGCGAGCATCCCGTTCCCGCTGATCTTCACCGGTCCGCGCGAATCGGCGGCGTATTTCGAACAGATCGACCGCTTCCTGCGCCTGAGCCTGGGCGATGAAGTGTCCCGGCGCTATGCGATCGTCGTGGATGACCCGGCCGAAGTGGCGCGCCTGATGGTCAAGGGCATCGACAAGGTGCGCGACTACCGGCTGGATTCCAAAGACGCCTTCTTCTTCAACTGGGCGCTGCGCATCCAGCACGAGTTCCAGGTACCGTTCCGTCCGACCCACGAAAACATGGCGGGATTGAAGCTGCATCGCGACCAGCCCGCGCATCGTCTTGCCGCGGACCTGCGCCGGGCCTTCTCGGGCATCGTCGCCGGTAACGTCAAGGAAGAGGGCATTCGCGCCATCGAGCAGCACGGCCTGTTCGAGATCCACGGCGAGCTCGAGATCATGCGTTCGCTCGATGCATTGCTGCACAGCTTCGTCGAGCAGCACCGCATGAAGCTGCCCGGCGGCAGCGCCTACAAGCCGTGTTATCGCGTGGTCGTCGATTGA
- a CDS encoding TonB-dependent receptor, producing MNKRLRVRVLPLMLASLLASTPTFAQNTSAAMSGRITDSSGNPVAGATVEIVHVPSNTTKSVTTDADGRFNARGLRVGGPFIVDAEKSGMAKVEKKDVFLKLAEDTTVDLTMGAEASTLEAVEVTATAASTVFLADNKGLTTNVSNQQIQSFPSISRSIQDYVRLDPRITQTDKERGEISAAGQNSRYNNIKIDAVSTNDEFGLEATGLPSQGGTQPISIDTIEEFNISTADFDVTNSRAVGASINAVTKSGTNDFKGSVYFTYRDPDLIGENEQGVAFTGFSKQTNKGMTFGGPIIKDTLFFFLNYEEYERTDVAPDVGVRGSGATNEAGVTQAQLDRIISIAKTKWGFDPGTLNPGGDLSDKKYLAKFDWNINDYHRASFRYNKIESTVPVLERLTGGQVSLSSWWYDKTYDFENYVVNLYDDWSENFSTETSLSFSKYANASPTYSQLPAMHIAVAGTEGAANTSVFLGTERSRQANALDVDTWNFYWAGDWFVGDHTIKFGADYKKNDTFNLFLQDFYGNYAFASIDDFEAGRYSPIPSGFSGGLIGGNAFQLNVPIGGDARNAAADWALAQFGLFVQDTWQATPNLSIKYGIRMDQFMTGDEPTYNAAVEPVFNYRNDATIDGRRVWQPRLGFNYTFDTERSTQLRGGIGLFQGSNPGVWLSNSYSNTGLLFTTYQTNQPGTNFTPDPFNQPTANANPRQTLSLTSPNFHAPSVWKFALAFDHELPFWGLIGSAEYLYLDVRDAVQFSHLNLGAPTGKLPDGRDAFWRNINTASGSRSGANTRFGDVILLRNTHEGKASNLTLGLEKPFNDNWSARLGYSYGNASEANVGSSSVALSNWNSLAVYNANENLATTGAAEIQQRFTAALSWRKSLFGDYNTTMSAFYEGRAGRPFSYTFTNDANGDGNSGNDLFYVPVDANDVIIADATQATNFWNYIQSNEYLNSRRGQVVSRNGARSKWINQIDLRFSQELPGFFEGNKGEFWVDILNFTNLLNKKWGHIDEAPFRANGGQSLGVAQFGGVDPTTGKYIYRYPTAANSMITKDNTGESRWAIQMGVRYTF from the coding sequence ATGAATAAGCGACTCCGTGTACGAGTCCTCCCGCTGATGCTCGCCTCGCTGTTGGCCTCCACGCCGACCTTCGCGCAGAACACTTCTGCCGCCATGTCGGGCCGAATCACCGACAGTTCCGGCAACCCCGTCGCCGGTGCGACCGTGGAAATCGTCCACGTTCCGTCGAATACCACCAAGTCCGTCACGACCGATGCCGATGGCCGCTTCAATGCGCGCGGCCTGCGCGTCGGCGGTCCGTTCATCGTTGATGCCGAAAAGAGCGGCATGGCCAAGGTCGAGAAGAAGGACGTGTTCCTCAAGCTCGCCGAGGACACCACGGTTGACCTGACCATGGGCGCCGAAGCGTCCACCCTGGAAGCCGTCGAAGTGACCGCCACTGCGGCCTCGACCGTGTTCCTGGCTGACAACAAGGGCCTGACGACCAACGTCAGCAACCAGCAGATCCAGTCGTTCCCGTCGATCTCGCGCTCGATCCAGGACTATGTCCGCCTCGACCCGCGCATCACGCAGACCGACAAGGAGCGCGGTGAAATCTCGGCCGCCGGCCAGAACTCGCGCTACAACAACATCAAGATCGACGCCGTTTCCACCAACGACGAATTCGGCCTGGAAGCCACCGGCCTGCCGTCGCAGGGTGGCACGCAGCCGATCTCGATCGATACGATTGAAGAATTCAACATTTCCACGGCCGACTTCGACGTCACCAATTCGCGCGCCGTCGGCGCGTCGATCAACGCGGTGACCAAGTCCGGCACGAACGACTTCAAGGGGTCGGTCTACTTCACCTACCGTGATCCCGACCTGATCGGCGAGAACGAGCAGGGCGTCGCCTTCACCGGCTTCAGCAAGCAGACCAACAAGGGCATGACCTTTGGCGGTCCGATCATCAAGGACACGCTGTTCTTCTTCCTGAACTACGAAGAATACGAGCGTACGGACGTGGCGCCGGACGTCGGCGTGCGCGGCTCGGGTGCGACCAACGAAGCGGGCGTCACCCAGGCCCAGCTCGATCGCATCATCAGCATCGCCAAGACCAAGTGGGGCTTTGATCCGGGCACGCTCAACCCGGGCGGCGACCTGTCGGACAAGAAGTACCTCGCCAAGTTCGACTGGAACATCAACGATTACCATCGCGCCAGCTTCCGCTACAACAAGATCGAATCGACCGTTCCGGTGCTCGAGCGCCTGACCGGTGGTCAGGTCTCGCTGTCGTCCTGGTGGTACGACAAGACCTACGACTTCGAAAACTACGTCGTGAACCTGTACGACGACTGGTCCGAGAACTTCTCGACCGAAACCTCGCTGTCGTTCAGCAAGTACGCCAATGCGTCGCCGACGTATTCGCAGCTGCCGGCGATGCACATTGCCGTGGCCGGCACCGAGGGTGCGGCCAACACCAGCGTCTTCCTGGGCACCGAGCGTTCGCGCCAGGCCAATGCGCTCGACGTCGACACGTGGAACTTCTACTGGGCCGGCGACTGGTTCGTGGGTGACCACACGATCAAATTCGGCGCGGATTACAAGAAGAACGACACGTTCAACCTGTTCCTGCAGGATTTCTACGGCAACTACGCGTTTGCCAGCATCGATGATTTCGAAGCCGGCCGCTACTCGCCGATTCCCTCTGGTTTCTCAGGTGGCCTGATTGGCGGCAACGCGTTTCAGCTGAACGTGCCCATCGGCGGCGATGCGCGTAACGCGGCCGCTGACTGGGCGCTGGCGCAGTTCGGCCTGTTCGTCCAGGACACCTGGCAGGCGACGCCGAACCTGTCGATCAAGTACGGCATCCGCATGGACCAGTTCATGACGGGTGACGAGCCGACCTACAACGCGGCCGTGGAGCCGGTGTTCAACTACCGCAACGACGCCACCATCGATGGTCGTCGCGTGTGGCAGCCGCGCCTGGGCTTCAACTACACCTTCGACACCGAGCGCTCCACGCAGCTGCGTGGTGGTATCGGTCTGTTCCAGGGCAGCAACCCGGGTGTATGGCTGTCGAACTCGTACAGCAACACCGGCCTGCTGTTCACGACCTACCAGACCAACCAGCCCGGCACGAACTTCACGCCGGATCCGTTCAACCAGCCGACCGCCAACGCCAACCCGCGCCAGACGCTGTCGCTGACCTCGCCGAATTTCCATGCGCCGTCGGTGTGGAAGTTCGCCCTGGCGTTCGATCACGAGCTGCCGTTCTGGGGCCTGATCGGTTCGGCGGAATACCTGTACCTGGACGTCCGCGACGCCGTGCAGTTCTCGCACCTGAATCTCGGTGCGCCGACCGGAAAGCTGCCGGATGGTCGTGATGCCTTCTGGCGCAACATCAATACGGCGTCCGGCTCCCGTTCCGGGGCGAACACGCGCTTCGGCGACGTCATCCTTCTGCGCAACACGCACGAAGGCAAGGCCAGCAACCTCACGCTGGGCCTTGAAAAGCCGTTCAACGACAACTGGTCGGCGCGCCTGGGTTATTCCTATGGCAACGCCTCGGAAGCCAACGTCGGTTCCTCGTCCGTCGCCCTGTCGAACTGGAACTCGCTGGCGGTCTACAACGCCAACGAGAACCTGGCCACGACCGGCGCCGCCGAGATCCAGCAGCGCTTCACCGCGGCCCTGAGCTGGCGCAAGTCGCTGTTCGGCGACTACAACACCACGATGTCGGCGTTCTATGAAGGCCGCGCGGGTCGTCCGTTCAGCTACACCTTCACCAACGACGCCAACGGCGACGGAAACTCGGGCAACGACCTGTTCTACGTGCCGGTCGATGCCAACGACGTGATCATCGCCGATGCGACCCAGGCCACGAACTTTTGGAACTACATCCAGAGCAACGAGTACCTGAACAGCCGCCGCGGCCAGGTCGTCAGCCGCAATGGCGCCCGCAGCAAGTGGATCAACCAGATCGACCTGCGCTTCTCTCAGGAACTGCCGGGCTTCTTCGAAGGCAACAAGGGTGAGTTCTGGGTCGACATCCTGAACTTCACCAACCTGCTCAACAAGAAGTGGGGCCACATCGACGAAGCGCCGTTCCGCGCCAATGGTGGCCAGAGCCTGGGCGTCGCGCAGTTCGGCGGCGTGGATCCGACGACGGGCAAGTACATCTACCGTTACCCGACCGCCGCCAACAGCATGATCACCAAGGACAACACCGGTGAGTCGCGCTGGGCGATCCAGATGGGTGTGCGCTACACGTTCTGA